A window of Rhododendron vialii isolate Sample 1 chromosome 13a, ASM3025357v1 contains these coding sequences:
- the LOC131315168 gene encoding uncharacterized protein LOC131315168 isoform X4, translating into MAVPLFNLAPDLIVSRLCLGTMTFGEQNSLPESFLLLDKAFDSGINFFDSAEMYPVPQRAETQGRSEEYVGRWMRERKVPRDRVMLATKVTGPSGQMTWIRGGPKCLDARSITEAIDSSLFRLRTDYIDLYQIHWPDRYVPMFGETEYDPIKQFDSIDIEEQLDGLGRAVDAGKIRYIGLSNETPYGIMKFLHTAGCGPGHPKIVSVQNSYHLLCRAFDCGMAECCHHERVSLLAYSPLAMGILSGKYFLPNGGPSDARLNLFKDIQKGSPDTTCPAPLCKKLLKYGKYLALNMVVVIIVVDNVANM; encoded by the exons ATGGCTGTGCCCCTTTTCAATCTCGCCCCTGATTTAATCGTCTCAAGACTCTGCCTcg GAACCATGACGTTTGGTGAGCAAAACTCGCTGCCGGAGTCGTTTCTCCTCCTAGACAAAGCTTTCGATTCCGGCATTAACTTCTTCGACTCCGCAGAAAT GTACCCAGTGCCTCAGCGGGCGGAAACACAAGGGAGGAGCGAGGAGTACGTGGGCCgttggatgagagagagaaaagttcCTCGCGACCGCGTAATGTTAGCTACAAAG GTGACTGGGCCATCTGGACAAATGACTTGGATTCGAGGTGGACCAAAGTGTCTGGATGCAAGGAGTATTACTGAGGCTATTGACAGCAG TTTGTTCCGTCTGCGGACTGATTACATTGACCTTTATCAAATTCATTGGCCTGATCG GTATGTTCCAATGTTTGGAGAAACTGAATATGACCCAATTAAGCAGTTTGATTCAATAGACATAGAGGAACAACTTGATGGTCTTGGTAGAGCTGTCGATGCTGGTAAG ATCAGATATATTGGGCTTAGTAATGAAACGCCATATGGTATAATGAAGTTTCTTCACACTGCCGGATGTGGCCCTGGCCATCCTAAGATAGTGTCTGTGCAG AACTCGTACCACTTACTTTGCCGAGCTTTTGATTGTGGGATGGCTGAATGCTGTCATCATGAGAG GGTGAGCTTATTGGCCTATAGCCCTCTGGCAATGGGCATACTTTCTGGAAAGTACTTCTTACCTAACGGGGGTCCATCTGATGCTCGTTTGAATCTTTTTAAAG ATATTCAGAAGGGGAGTCCAGATACAACCTGTCCAGCCCCATTGTGCAAAAAGCTACTGAAGTATGGCAAATACTTGGCACTTAATATGGTGGTTGTTATTATTGTGGTAGATAACGTAGCCAATATGTAG
- the LOC131315168 gene encoding uncharacterized protein LOC131315168 isoform X3: MAVPLFNLAPDLIVSRLCLGTMTFGEQNSLPESFLLLDKAFDSGINFFDSAEMYPVPQRAETQGRSEEYVGRWMRERKVPRDRVMLATKVTGPSGQMTWIRGGPKCLDARSITEAIDSSLFRLRTDYIDLYQIHWPDRYVPMFGETEYDPIKQFDSIDIEEQLDGLGRAVDAGKIRYIGLSNETPYGIMKFLHTAGCGPGHPKIVSVQNSYHLLCRAFDCGMAECCHHERVSLLAYSPLAMGILSGKYFLPNGGPSDARLNLFKGISRHCRKIWSSSCISCSCAVFGATKLWQLHEVLDACKVELDPEIIAAIDKVHTTYWNPCP, translated from the exons ATGGCTGTGCCCCTTTTCAATCTCGCCCCTGATTTAATCGTCTCAAGACTCTGCCTcg GAACCATGACGTTTGGTGAGCAAAACTCGCTGCCGGAGTCGTTTCTCCTCCTAGACAAAGCTTTCGATTCCGGCATTAACTTCTTCGACTCCGCAGAAAT GTACCCAGTGCCTCAGCGGGCGGAAACACAAGGGAGGAGCGAGGAGTACGTGGGCCgttggatgagagagagaaaagttcCTCGCGACCGCGTAATGTTAGCTACAAAG GTGACTGGGCCATCTGGACAAATGACTTGGATTCGAGGTGGACCAAAGTGTCTGGATGCAAGGAGTATTACTGAGGCTATTGACAGCAG TTTGTTCCGTCTGCGGACTGATTACATTGACCTTTATCAAATTCATTGGCCTGATCG GTATGTTCCAATGTTTGGAGAAACTGAATATGACCCAATTAAGCAGTTTGATTCAATAGACATAGAGGAACAACTTGATGGTCTTGGTAGAGCTGTCGATGCTGGTAAG ATCAGATATATTGGGCTTAGTAATGAAACGCCATATGGTATAATGAAGTTTCTTCACACTGCCGGATGTGGCCCTGGCCATCCTAAGATAGTGTCTGTGCAG AACTCGTACCACTTACTTTGCCGAGCTTTTGATTGTGGGATGGCTGAATGCTGTCATCATGAGAG GGTGAGCTTATTGGCCTATAGCCCTCTGGCAATGGGCATACTTTCTGGAAAGTACTTCTTACCTAACGGGGGTCCATCTGATGCTCGTTTGAATCTTTTTAAAG GCATATCTAGACATTGCAGGAAAATATGGTCTTCATCCTGTATCTCTTGCAGTTG TGCTGTTTTTGGAGCAACAAAGTTGTGGCAGCTCCATGAAGTCCTGGATGCATGCAAGGTGGAGCTTGATCCTGAAATTATTGCAGCTATTGACAAGGTTCACACAACCTACTGGAATCCCTGCCCCTGA
- the LOC131315168 gene encoding uncharacterized protein LOC131315168 isoform X2, whose amino-acid sequence MAVPLFNLAPDLIVSRLCLGTMTFGEQNSLPESFLLLDKAFDSGINFFDSAEMYPVPQRAETQGRSEEYVGRWMRERKVPRDRVMLATKVTGPSGQMTWIRGGPKCLDARSITEAIDSSLFRLRTDYIDLYQIHWPDRYVPMFGETEYDPIKQFDSIDIEEQLDGLGRAVDAGKIRYIGLSNETPYGIMKFLHTAGCGPGHPKIVSVQNSYHLLCRAFDCGMAECCHHERVSLLAYSPLAMGILSGKYFLPNGGPSDARLNLFKGRYSEGESRYNLSSPIVQKATEAYLDIAGKYGLHPVSLAVAFVLKHPLVASAVFGATKLWQLHEVLDACKVELDPEIIAAIDKVHTTYWNPCP is encoded by the exons ATGGCTGTGCCCCTTTTCAATCTCGCCCCTGATTTAATCGTCTCAAGACTCTGCCTcg GAACCATGACGTTTGGTGAGCAAAACTCGCTGCCGGAGTCGTTTCTCCTCCTAGACAAAGCTTTCGATTCCGGCATTAACTTCTTCGACTCCGCAGAAAT GTACCCAGTGCCTCAGCGGGCGGAAACACAAGGGAGGAGCGAGGAGTACGTGGGCCgttggatgagagagagaaaagttcCTCGCGACCGCGTAATGTTAGCTACAAAG GTGACTGGGCCATCTGGACAAATGACTTGGATTCGAGGTGGACCAAAGTGTCTGGATGCAAGGAGTATTACTGAGGCTATTGACAGCAG TTTGTTCCGTCTGCGGACTGATTACATTGACCTTTATCAAATTCATTGGCCTGATCG GTATGTTCCAATGTTTGGAGAAACTGAATATGACCCAATTAAGCAGTTTGATTCAATAGACATAGAGGAACAACTTGATGGTCTTGGTAGAGCTGTCGATGCTGGTAAG ATCAGATATATTGGGCTTAGTAATGAAACGCCATATGGTATAATGAAGTTTCTTCACACTGCCGGATGTGGCCCTGGCCATCCTAAGATAGTGTCTGTGCAG AACTCGTACCACTTACTTTGCCGAGCTTTTGATTGTGGGATGGCTGAATGCTGTCATCATGAGAG GGTGAGCTTATTGGCCTATAGCCCTCTGGCAATGGGCATACTTTCTGGAAAGTACTTCTTACCTAACGGGGGTCCATCTGATGCTCGTTTGAATCTTTTTAAAG GTAGATATTCAGAAGGGGAGTCCAGATACAACCTGTCCAGCCCCATTGTGCAAAAAGCTACTGAA GCATATCTAGACATTGCAGGAAAATATGGTCTTCATCCTGTATCTCTTGCAGTTG CGTTTGTTTTGAAACACCCTCTTGTTGCCAGTGCTGTTTTTGGAGCAACAAAGTTGTGGCAGCTCCATGAAGTCCTGGATGCATGCAAGGTGGAGCTTGATCCTGAAATTATTGCAGCTATTGACAAGGTTCACACAACCTACTGGAATCCCTGCCCCTGA
- the LOC131315168 gene encoding uncharacterized protein LOC131315168 isoform X5 has protein sequence MAVPLFNLAPDLIVSRLCLGTMTFGEQNSLPESFLLLDKAFDSGINFFDSAEMYPVPQRAETQGRSEEYVGRWMRERKVPRDRVMLATKVTGPSGQMTWIRGGPKCLDARSITEAIDSSLFRLRTDYIDLYQIHWPDRYVPMFGETEYDPIKQFDSIDIEEQLDGLGRAVDAGKIRYIGLSNETPYGIMKFLHTAGCGPGHPKIVSVQNSYHLLCRAFDCGMAECCHHERVSLLAYSPLAMGILSGKYFLPNGGPSDARLNLFKGISRHCRKIWSSSCISCSCVCFETPSCCQCCFWSNKVVAAP, from the exons ATGGCTGTGCCCCTTTTCAATCTCGCCCCTGATTTAATCGTCTCAAGACTCTGCCTcg GAACCATGACGTTTGGTGAGCAAAACTCGCTGCCGGAGTCGTTTCTCCTCCTAGACAAAGCTTTCGATTCCGGCATTAACTTCTTCGACTCCGCAGAAAT GTACCCAGTGCCTCAGCGGGCGGAAACACAAGGGAGGAGCGAGGAGTACGTGGGCCgttggatgagagagagaaaagttcCTCGCGACCGCGTAATGTTAGCTACAAAG GTGACTGGGCCATCTGGACAAATGACTTGGATTCGAGGTGGACCAAAGTGTCTGGATGCAAGGAGTATTACTGAGGCTATTGACAGCAG TTTGTTCCGTCTGCGGACTGATTACATTGACCTTTATCAAATTCATTGGCCTGATCG GTATGTTCCAATGTTTGGAGAAACTGAATATGACCCAATTAAGCAGTTTGATTCAATAGACATAGAGGAACAACTTGATGGTCTTGGTAGAGCTGTCGATGCTGGTAAG ATCAGATATATTGGGCTTAGTAATGAAACGCCATATGGTATAATGAAGTTTCTTCACACTGCCGGATGTGGCCCTGGCCATCCTAAGATAGTGTCTGTGCAG AACTCGTACCACTTACTTTGCCGAGCTTTTGATTGTGGGATGGCTGAATGCTGTCATCATGAGAG GGTGAGCTTATTGGCCTATAGCCCTCTGGCAATGGGCATACTTTCTGGAAAGTACTTCTTACCTAACGGGGGTCCATCTGATGCTCGTTTGAATCTTTTTAAAG GCATATCTAGACATTGCAGGAAAATATGGTCTTCATCCTGTATCTCTTGCAGTTG CGTTTGTTTTGAAACACCCTCTTGTTGCCAGTGCTGTTTTTGGAGCAACAAAGTTGTGGCAGCTCCATGA
- the LOC131315168 gene encoding uncharacterized protein LOC131315168 isoform X1, with translation MAVPLFNLAPDLIVSRLCLGTMTFGEQNSLPESFLLLDKAFDSGINFFDSAEMYPVPQRAETQGRSEEYVGRWMRERKVPRDRVMLATKVTGPSGQMTWIRGGPKCLDARSITEAIDSSLFRLRTDYIDLYQIHWPDRYVPMFGETEYDPIKQFDSIDIEEQLDGLGRAVDAGKIRYIGLSNETPYGIMKFLHTAGCGPGHPKIVSVQNSYHLLCRAFDCGMAECCHHERVSLLAYSPLAMGILSGKYFLPNGGPSDARLNLFKGRYSEGESRYNLSSPIVQKATEAYLDIAGKYGLHPVSLAVVLFLEQQSCGSSMKSWMHARWSLILKLLQLLTRFTQPTGIPAPDGSFLLKNLIPLSGSIVICSSSCLR, from the exons ATGGCTGTGCCCCTTTTCAATCTCGCCCCTGATTTAATCGTCTCAAGACTCTGCCTcg GAACCATGACGTTTGGTGAGCAAAACTCGCTGCCGGAGTCGTTTCTCCTCCTAGACAAAGCTTTCGATTCCGGCATTAACTTCTTCGACTCCGCAGAAAT GTACCCAGTGCCTCAGCGGGCGGAAACACAAGGGAGGAGCGAGGAGTACGTGGGCCgttggatgagagagagaaaagttcCTCGCGACCGCGTAATGTTAGCTACAAAG GTGACTGGGCCATCTGGACAAATGACTTGGATTCGAGGTGGACCAAAGTGTCTGGATGCAAGGAGTATTACTGAGGCTATTGACAGCAG TTTGTTCCGTCTGCGGACTGATTACATTGACCTTTATCAAATTCATTGGCCTGATCG GTATGTTCCAATGTTTGGAGAAACTGAATATGACCCAATTAAGCAGTTTGATTCAATAGACATAGAGGAACAACTTGATGGTCTTGGTAGAGCTGTCGATGCTGGTAAG ATCAGATATATTGGGCTTAGTAATGAAACGCCATATGGTATAATGAAGTTTCTTCACACTGCCGGATGTGGCCCTGGCCATCCTAAGATAGTGTCTGTGCAG AACTCGTACCACTTACTTTGCCGAGCTTTTGATTGTGGGATGGCTGAATGCTGTCATCATGAGAG GGTGAGCTTATTGGCCTATAGCCCTCTGGCAATGGGCATACTTTCTGGAAAGTACTTCTTACCTAACGGGGGTCCATCTGATGCTCGTTTGAATCTTTTTAAAG GTAGATATTCAGAAGGGGAGTCCAGATACAACCTGTCCAGCCCCATTGTGCAAAAAGCTACTGAA GCATATCTAGACATTGCAGGAAAATATGGTCTTCATCCTGTATCTCTTGCAGTTG TGCTGTTTTTGGAGCAACAAAGTTGTGGCAGCTCCATGAAGTCCTGGATGCATGCAAGGTGGAGCTTGATCCTGAAATTATTGCAGCTATTGACAAGGTTCACACAACCTACTGGAATCCCTGCCCCTGATGGTAGTTTTTTGTTAAAGAACTTAATTCCTCTTTCGGGCAGTATAGTCATTTGTTCCTCGTCATGTTTACGATGA
- the LOC131315168 gene encoding uncharacterized protein LOC131315168 isoform X6, giving the protein MAVPLFNLAPDLIVSRLCLGTMTFGEQNSLPESFLLLDKAFDSGINFFDSAEMYPVPQRAETQGRSEEYVGRWMRERKVPRDRVMLATKVTGPSGQMTWIRGGPKCLDARSITEAIDSSLFRLRTDYIDLYQIHWPDRYVPMFGETEYDPIKQFDSIDIEEQLDGLGRAVDAGKIRYIGLSNETPYGIMKFLHTAGCGPGHPKIVSVQNSYHLLCRAFDCGMAECCHHERVSLLAYSPLAMGILSGKYFLPNGGPSDARLNLFKDIQKGSPDTTCPAPLCKKLLKHI; this is encoded by the exons ATGGCTGTGCCCCTTTTCAATCTCGCCCCTGATTTAATCGTCTCAAGACTCTGCCTcg GAACCATGACGTTTGGTGAGCAAAACTCGCTGCCGGAGTCGTTTCTCCTCCTAGACAAAGCTTTCGATTCCGGCATTAACTTCTTCGACTCCGCAGAAAT GTACCCAGTGCCTCAGCGGGCGGAAACACAAGGGAGGAGCGAGGAGTACGTGGGCCgttggatgagagagagaaaagttcCTCGCGACCGCGTAATGTTAGCTACAAAG GTGACTGGGCCATCTGGACAAATGACTTGGATTCGAGGTGGACCAAAGTGTCTGGATGCAAGGAGTATTACTGAGGCTATTGACAGCAG TTTGTTCCGTCTGCGGACTGATTACATTGACCTTTATCAAATTCATTGGCCTGATCG GTATGTTCCAATGTTTGGAGAAACTGAATATGACCCAATTAAGCAGTTTGATTCAATAGACATAGAGGAACAACTTGATGGTCTTGGTAGAGCTGTCGATGCTGGTAAG ATCAGATATATTGGGCTTAGTAATGAAACGCCATATGGTATAATGAAGTTTCTTCACACTGCCGGATGTGGCCCTGGCCATCCTAAGATAGTGTCTGTGCAG AACTCGTACCACTTACTTTGCCGAGCTTTTGATTGTGGGATGGCTGAATGCTGTCATCATGAGAG GGTGAGCTTATTGGCCTATAGCCCTCTGGCAATGGGCATACTTTCTGGAAAGTACTTCTTACCTAACGGGGGTCCATCTGATGCTCGTTTGAATCTTTTTAAAG ATATTCAGAAGGGGAGTCCAGATACAACCTGTCCAGCCCCATTGTGCAAAAAGCTACTGAA GCATATCTAG